One Pararge aegeria chromosome 1, ilParAegt1.1, whole genome shotgun sequence genomic region harbors:
- the LOC120627394 gene encoding protein wntless, which yields MAGTIIENLSGRKLTILVTFLLLCQIVCFLIGGLVAPVPANAQIILGTVCKDTSIMKNDTTKWFYNRGAGICEKVDLHRIHHDVSERDIVFAFQMPVPRESETYDYSRWQQNLIGVLQVDIRYHSQMEVAPRSALSIDARLAYRNKGDPDNAWKLYTQSVEKRVLDCDIDIKSENYLYNCSAVPLFELGSLYHDYYLLNLRLPVDTPDMNAHIGHIQDMWVTVINQNGGFTKVWLSLKTVFFPCIIAILVWFWRRIHILERKPVLLEKMLLSLGIALCFLNAPIEYLTLHFDLPFMLLLGDIRQGVFYAMLFSFWLVFAGEHMLIQDTSAQSSLKQYWRHLSAVAMGCISLFIFDMCERGVQLRNPFYSIWVTDLGTNLALTFIILAGISTGVYFLFLCYMIWKVFLNISQKRQSLPTMSSVRRLRYEGIIYRFMFMMLATLLCAALTVIGFILGQVAEGQWKWDDNIELEYTSAFFTGVYGMWNIYIFSLLVLYAPSHKRWPANENTSDTQNLNLSEEHEFSPLPTERSEISSLTSFIRKATVD from the coding sequence ATGGCGGGGACGATAATCGAAAACCTGAGCGGGCGGAAGCTCACAATATTAGTGACTTTTCTTTTGCTGTGTCAAATTGTATGTTTCTTAATCGGTGGATTAGTCGCGCCCGTACCAGCGAACGCGCAAATCATCCTCGGGACTGTATGCAAAGATACGTCTATAATGAAAAATGATACCACAAAGTGGTTCTACAATCGCGGTGCAGGTATTTGCGAGAAGGTCGACCTTCACCGGATTCACCACGACGTGTCCGAACGGGATATAGTTTTTGCATTTCAAATGCCGGTGCCCCGAGAGTCCGAGACTTACGACTACTCGAGATGGCAACAGAATTTAATAGGCGTTTTACAAGTGGACATTCGATACCACTCTCAGATGGAAGTGGCGCCGCGTAGTGCTTTATCAATAGATGCGCGGCTAGCTTATCGAAACAAAGGCGATCCGGATAATGCATGGAAATTATACACACAATCGGTAGAGAAGAGAGTTCTAGACtgtgatattgatattaaatcaGAGAATTACTTATACAACTGCTCGGCTGTGCCCCTGTTTGAACTTGGCTCACTATACCATGactattatttgttaaatttacggCTACCCGTTGACACACCAGATATGAATGCTCACATTGGCCACATACAAGACATGTGGGTGACAGTTATCAACCAAAATGGGGGCTTTACTAAAGTGTGGCTTTCATTAAAAACAGTATTCTTTCCATGTATCATTGCAATACTAGTTTGGTTCTGGCGGCGGATTCATATTTTGGAAAGAAAACCTGTTTTATTGGAGAAGATGCTGCTAAGCTTAGGAATAGCTTTGTGCTTTCTAAATGCACCTATAGAATATTTGACATTGCATTTTGACTTACCATTTATGCTACTTTTGGGAGATATTAGACAAGGAGTTTTTTATGCAATGCTATTTTCTTTCTGGCTGGTATTCGCGGGGGAACACATGTTGATACAAGACACATCTGCTCAAAGCTCTCTCAAACAATACTGGCGTCATTTGAGTGCTGTTGCTATGGGTTGCATTTcactttttatatttgatatgtGTGAGAGAGGTGTTCAGTTGCGGAACCCATTCTACTCAATCTGGGTTACAGATTTGGGCACAAACTTAGCCTTGACTTTCATAATATTGGCTGGTATATCAACTGGGGTATACTTTTTGTTCCTTTGTTATATGATCTGGAaagtttttttgaatatatctCAAAAGCGTCAGAGTTTACCAACTATGAGTTCAGTGCGACGCTTGCGTTATGAAGGAATCATTTACCGGTTCATGTTCATGATGTTGGCCACATTGCTTTGTGCTGCTCTTACTGTGATTGGCTTTATTTTGGGCCAAGTGGCTGAAGGCCAGTGGAAATGGGATGACAATATTGAACTTGAGTACACTTCAGCATTCTTCACTGGTGTATATGGAATGtggaatatatacatattttctttGCTGGTACTATATGCACCCAGTCACAAGCGCTGGCCAGCTAATGAAAACACTTCTGATACtcagaatttgaatttgagtgaGGAACATGAATTTAGCCCATTGCCAACCGAAAGAAGTGAGATTTCATCACTAACTTCTTTTATTAGGAAGGCTACTGTTGACTAG